The following proteins are encoded in a genomic region of Arachis stenosperma cultivar V10309 chromosome 4, arast.V10309.gnm1.PFL2, whole genome shotgun sequence:
- the LOC130973083 gene encoding probable purine permease 11, whose product MTDNQEPMITDGTITKLPLTKYQRWQWWFLVALSIFFLIVGQAAAVLLGRFYYDQGGNSKWMATLVQTIAFPILYIPFFIIPSSPETSTSSAPPSIKIIASIYFVLGIIIAADNMMYSVGLLYLSASTYSLICASQLAFNAVFSYFINSQKFTALIINSVVVLSLSSALLAVNEDKSEPSGASKKKYILGFLLTLGASAVYSLLLSLMQRTFEKVLKRETFSVVLEMQIYTSLVATCASIVGLFASGEWLTLHGEMETFGKGHVAYVMTLVWTAVAWQVCSVGVVGLIFLVSSLYSNVISTVSLAVTPIASLVVFHDSMNGVKIISLLLALWGFASYIYQNYLDDTKARKRQAVEPKSRNDSLC is encoded by the exons ATGACAG ATAACCAAGAACCCATGATTACAGATGGGACGATAACAAAATTACCATTGACTAAATACCAGCGTTGGCAATGGTGGTTCCTGGTTGCACTTAGCATATTCTTCCTTATTGTTGGCCAAGCTGCTGCTGTTCTACTTGGAAGATTCTATTATGATCAGGGTGGCAACAGTAAATGGATGGCTACTCTAGTCCAAACTATTGCCTTCCCAATATTATATATTCCATTCTTCATAATTCCCTCTTCTCCTGAAACTTCAACTTCTTCAGCTCCTCCTTCCATCAAAATCATTGCCTCAATATATTTTGTTCTCGGGATAATAATCGCTGCCGATAACATGATGTATTCAGTTGGGCTCCTATACCTCTCCGCATCTACCTATTCACTAATTTGTGCATCCCAATTAGCCTTCAATGCAGTTTTCTCATACTTTATCAATTCCCAAAAGTTCACTGCTTTGATTATAAACTCTGTGGTGGTTTTATCAttatcttctgcgcttcttgcTGTTAACGAAGACAAATCAGAACCGTCGGGTGCTTCCAAGAAAAAATACATTCTTGGCTTCCTCCTTACCCTTGGAGCTTCCGCGGTTTACTCTCTTTTGCTCTCCCTCATGCAACGGACATTCGAAAAGGTCCTTAAAAGGGAAACATTTTCCGTTGTTTTGGAGATGCAAATCTATACTTCACTTGTTGCCACTTGCGCTTCCATTGTAGGCCTATTTGCAAGTGGGGAATGGCTTACTTTGCACGGAGAAATGGAGACTTTTGGGAAGGGACATGTCGCGTATGTGATGACTTTGGTTTGGACCGCAGTAGCCTGGCAGGTTTGTTCTGTTGGTGTTGTTGGCCTTATCTTCTTGGTGTCGTCGCTATACTCGAATGTTATTAGTACTGTCTCTTTGGCGGTAACCCCTATTGCTTCTCTTGTAGTTTTTCATGATAGCATGAATGGGGTGAAGATAATTTCATTGCTTTTAGCTCTGTGGGGTTTTGCCTCTTATATCTATCAGAATTATCTTGATGAtacaaaagcaagaaaaagacaaGCTGTTGAACCGAAATCACGCAATGATTCTTTATGTTGA
- the LOC130973426 gene encoding uncharacterized protein LOC130973426: MRCKKHLPDLSSTIGVCATCLRERLIAILAAQAQAQAQAQAHGQVQLTRNASRASDERSRNNDANPPPLVFPRSVSPYVSRRKSDYAAAWNSSDDARDRLFYSTPQLGPTYAGNSEFEGGARPSKKRLSKFWKFSNLFRTRSEKYRTDPSFEKPSPSASPSWFSTFFPSRRKNQDRTGTAENSAHAAGTRRRYHHRVTDRGMSPVRKDDFGDECDRSPSGSGYASESSPQWRRTPLSTATPARRSRLGHAKSISGSGMAICLSPLVRASPNRRWNHKGLPPEMAAAVEVRAAAAKPHLSAAASFCANRSRKLADFGRVNHNR; the protein is encoded by the coding sequence atgaggtGTAAGAAACACTTACCTGACCTTAGCAGTACCATCGGCGTCTGTGCCACATGTCTCCGTGAACGCCTCATAGCTATACTCGCTGCGCAGGCACAGGCCCAGGCCCAGGCCCAAGCCCACGGTCAGGTTCAACTCACTCGAAACGCCTCCCGCGCCTCCGACGAACGTTCCAGAAACAACGACGCTAACCCGCCGCCTTTAGTCTTCCCTCGCTCCGTATCTCCCTACGTTTCTCGTCGGAAATCCGATTACGCCGCCGCGTGGAACTCCTCCGATGACGCCCGCGACCGGCTCTTTTACAGCACGCCTCAGCTTGGCCCAACCTACGCCGGGAATTCCGAGTTCGAAGGCGGAGCGAGGCCGTCCAAGAAGCGATTGAGCAAGTTCTGGAAATTCTCGAATCTTTTCAGGACCAGATCGGAGAAGTATCGTACGGATCCGTCGTTCGAGAAACCGTCGCCGTCGGCGTCTCCTTCGTGGTTCTCTACGTTCTTTCCTTCTCGCCGGAAAAATCAGGATCGGACTGGAACAGCAGAGAATTCAGCTCACGCAGCGGGAACACGGCGGCGGTACCACCATCGAGTGACGGATCGTGGAATGTCGCCGGTAAGAAAGGACGATTTCGGTGACGAATGCGATCGGTCTCCGTCGGGAAGCGGATACGCTTCAGAGTCGTCTCCTCAGTGGCGAAGGACGCCGTTGTCGACGGCGACACCTGCGCGACGCTCGCGGCTAGGGCATGCGAAGAGTATTTCAGGTTCGGGCATGGCTATTTGCCTGAGTCCGTTGGTTCGTGCGAGTCCGAACAGGAGGTGGAACCACAAAGGATTGCCTCCGGAGATGGCGGCGGCTGTCGAGGTTAGGGCGGCGGCGGCGAAGCCGCACCTCTCCGCCGCAGCGTCGTTTTGCGCTAACCGGTCCAGGAAGCTTGCGGATTTTGGAAGAGTTAACCACAACCGTTGA
- the LOC130975740 gene encoding uncharacterized protein LOC130975740 yields MASEESFFVLVHHRGSIKRKTRFGVKFTDKDPLCIVVSPSTSYDDLVRSVLMKLGQEGAKQFPEVRTPELLAKLVDVVSSSGGSNRNTTTLATAAGSSSRPTVGSSSVPVYQPVVQPVASPSFAVDLNGSVGDEVGSRENLSDALLGVALLGVGDGLLGDAEEDDVEPDMIDDDSGDDIGASEPALAEGVSGHFVGFGARDAEGTAGLTEFQVDQQFQDKDQALLSVKTYSIRRGVQYKVVESDYIRYVGKCSEFGNGCTWLIRLSLRQRKGIWEVKRYNGPHTCLATSISSDHRSFDYHVISAFIMPMVRADASVSIKVLLNATAAHFGFRPTYRRVWMAKQKAVALIYGDWDE; encoded by the exons ATAAGGATCCTCTCTGTATTGTCGTGAGTCCTTCGACGAGCTATGATGACCTTGTTAGATCTGTGCTGATGAAACTTGGTCAGGAAGGTGCGAAGCAG TTTCCGGAGGTGAGGACACCAGAGTTGTTGGCAAAGCTGGTTGATGTGGTATCCAGCTCAGGGGGTTCGAACCGGAATACCACCACTTTAGCCACGGCAGCCGGTTCTAGTTCTCGTCCTACCGTTGGTTCTTCCTCCGTCCCTGTGTACCAGCCAGTGGTCCAACCTGTCGCCTCCCCGTCTTTTGCTGTTGATCTCAACGGCAGCGTAGGCGACGAGGTAGGTTCAAGGGAAAATCTGTCGGACGCTTTACTGGGCGTTGCACTGCTTGGCGTTGGAGACGGATTGTTGGGTGATGCAGAGGAGGATGACGTCGAGCCGGATATGATTGACGATGACAGCGGTGATGATATTGGAGCGAGTGAGCCTGCATTGGCG GAGGGGGTTTCTGGGCACTTTGTTGGATTCGGAGCTAGAGATGCAGAAGGGACTGCTGGTCTGACAGAGTTCCAGGTTGATCAGCAATTTCAGGATAAAGATCAGGCCCTGTTAAGTGTGAAGACTTACAGCATCCGGCGAGGGGTACAGTACAAGGTAGTCGAGTCTGATTATATCCGGTATGTGGGCAAGTGTTCTGAGTTTGGGAATGGGTGCACATGGTTGATTCGACTGAGTCTCCGGCAGCGTAAGGGCATTTGGGAGGTCAAACGATACAATGGACCTCACACTTGTCTTGCCACCTCCATCTCGAGTGACCACAGGAGTTTTGATTACCATGTGATATCGGCGTTCATTATGCCAATGGTTAGGGCGGATGCATCCGTCAGCATCAAGGTGCTCTTGAATGCCACGGCAGCACACTTTGGGTTTAGGCCGACTTACAGGAGGGTCTGGATGGCGAAGCAGAAGGCTGTTGCCCTCATCTACGGTGACTGGGATGAGTAA
- the LOC130975739 gene encoding uncharacterized protein LOC130975739: MPGTVAVLRTSPVRVGGQVDESQAYFHRLFWTFPPCIEAFRHCKPLVSIDGTHLYGKYGGTLLIAIAQDGNSNILPIAFALVEGENAESWAFFLSHLRQHVTPQPGLLVISDRNNGIKATLEAPDGGWLPPSAYRAFCIRHVAANFAFTFKGKDAQRLLVNTAYAKTEVEFEYWFDILRSEDLAMCEWANRIDYSLWTQHRDEGRRFGHMTTNTSECVNSILKGVRNLPVSSLVKATYGRLAEPFIRKGREAEAQIGTGQQFSQHLAKCIEANLKTARCFTVTLYDRDNSEFTVAETTPTGSFSLGSYRVSLATQTCDCGYFQALHFPCPHTLACCAYSRVNWTTYVHSVYKISSVFSVYRMGFTPPIPEGFWPPYHGPTVIPDPDKRRAREGHPRSTRI; encoded by the coding sequence ATGCCTGGTACTGTTGCAGTCCTAAGGACTAGCCCCGTTCGAGTTGGAGGACAGGTAGACGAGTCTCAAGCTTATTTTCACAGACTTTTCTGGACGTTTCCACCGTGCATCGAGGCATTCCGTCATTGCAAGCCGCTAGTCAGCATTGACGGCACCCATCTGTATGGCAAGTACGGGGGAACGTTGCTCATCGCAATTGCACAGGACGGGAACTCTAACATTCTACCTATTGCATTCGCACTAGTAGAGGGTGAGAATGCTGAGTCTTGGGCATTCTTTCTCTCCCACCTTCGTCAGCACGTGACACCGCAGCCGGGTCTGCTGGTTATATCGGACAGGAATAACGGCATTAAGGCTACGCTTGAGGCTCCTGACGGAGGTTGGTTACCTCCATCTGCATACCGTGCATTCTGCATTCGACACGTAGCTGCTAACTTTGCCTTTACCTTCAAGGGCAAAGACGCACAGAGGCTTCTTGTGAATACGGCGTATGCCAAGACCGAGGTTGAGTTTGAGTACTGGTTTGATATTCTGCGGTCTGAAGACCTGGCGATGTGTGAGTGGGCGAACCGGATTGATTATTCTTTGTGGACTCAACATCGTGACGAGGGTCGGAGATTCGGTCACATGACGACGAATACCTCCGAGTGTGTGAACTCAATCCTCAAGGGTGTCAGAAACCTACCTGTATCCTCGCTGGTGAAGGCAACATATGGAAGGCTTGCGGAACCTTTTATTCGCAAGGGGAGAGAGGCTGAGGCCCAGATAGGAACCGGACAACAATTCAGTCAGCACTTGGCCAAGTGTATTGAGGCCAACTTGAAGACGGCGAGGTGCTTCACGGTGACTTTGTATGACAGGGATAATTCCGAGTTCACCGTTGCCGAAACCACTCCGACTGGTTCCTTCTCATTGGGTAGCTACAGAGTATCGCTTGCCACTCAGACATGTGACTGCGGGTACTTCCAGGCGCTTCATTTCCCATGTCCGCACACACTTGCATGTTGTGCCTACTCACGGGTAAACTGGACCACTTATGTTCACAGCGTGTATAAGATTAGTTCGGTATTCAGTGTGTATCGGATGGGATTCACCCCTCCAATTCCAGAGGGTTTCTGGCCACCATACCACGGGCCTACTGTGATACCGGACCCTGACAAAAGGCGTGCGAGAGAGGGTCATCCGAGGTCCACCAGGATATGA
- the LOC130975737 gene encoding protein MAIN-LIKE 1-like, protein MQRQQGMRLDDRYVPYLQMAGLYHLARLNDRWFRLDEALVSAFVEQWRPETHTFHMLFGECTITLQDVAYQLGLPVDGRYVSGCLSEFQIYTQGGHPAWVWFQELLGVIPPPSQVQMYAVNCSWFLETFGECPEGADDETMRRYARAYIMMLLGTQLFVDKSGNRIHIRWLP, encoded by the coding sequence ATGCAGCGGCAGCAGGGCATGCGACTCGATGACAGATACGTTCCGTACTTGCAGATGGCGGGTCTATACCATCTTGCAAGGCTGAACGATAGATGGTTCCGATTAGACGAGGCCCTTGTCAGTGCATTCGTCGAGCAATGGCGTCCGGAAACGCACACGTTTCATATGTTGTTCGGGGAGTGCACGATCACACTCCAGGACGTGGCATACCAGTTGGGTTTGCCAGTGGACGGGCGTTACGTGAGCGGCTGCCTTTCAGAGTTCCAGATATACACCCAGGGTGGCCATCCAGCCTGGGTGTGGTTCCAGGAGTTGCTTGGAGTGATTCCTCCTCCCAGCCAGGTTCAGATGTACGCAGTGAACTGCAGCTGGTTCCTGGAGACGTTTGGTGAGTGCCCCGAGGGAGCCGATGACGAGACCATGCGTCGATATGCCCGTGCGTACATCATGATGTTGCTTGGCACGCAGCTGTTTGTGGATAAGTCTGGCAACCGCATTCACATCAGATGGCTGCCCTAG